From the genome of Candidatus Goldiibacteriota bacterium HGW-Goldbacteria-1, one region includes:
- a CDS encoding 50S ribosomal protein L14: protein MIQEQSRLEVADNSGAKEIMCIKVLGGTRARYASLGDIIVASVKDAIPGGQVKKKEVVKAVIVRVKKKLRRKDGTYIRFDNNAAVVINDQNNPKGTRIFGPVARELREKNFLKIISLAPEVV from the coding sequence ATGATTCAGGAACAGTCCAGGCTTGAAGTAGCTGATAATTCCGGAGCAAAAGAGATAATGTGTATTAAGGTCCTTGGCGGTACGAGGGCAAGATATGCATCGCTTGGAGATATAATAGTGGCATCGGTTAAAGATGCCATTCCCGGCGGGCAGGTTAAGAAAAAAGAAGTGGTAAAAGCCGTTATAGTCAGGGTTAAAAAGAAACTTAGAAGGAAAGACGGTACATACATAAGGTTTGATAATAATGCAGCGGTAGTCATTAATGACCAGAACAACCCGAAAGGCACACGCATATTCGGGCCGGTCGCCAGGGAATTAAGGGAAAAGAATTTCCTTAAGATAATATCCCTTGCGCCTGAAGTCGTTTAG
- a CDS encoding 50S ribosomal protein L22 — translation MEAKAIGRYLRISPIKLRLVAKQIKKKSVSDALTTLQFMNKAGAPHVLKVLKSAIANATKNHGADAEKLYVMESVVNDGPIIKWAKRFHARAMGRAAGIHKKAAHLTIVVTDKKIKKER, via the coding sequence ATGGAAGCTAAAGCAATAGGAAGGTATTTAAGGATATCGCCGATCAAGTTAAGGCTTGTGGCGAAACAGATAAAGAAAAAAAGCGTAAGCGATGCTCTGACAACTCTTCAGTTTATGAACAAAGCAGGCGCGCCTCATGTACTTAAGGTTTTAAAATCTGCGATTGCAAATGCCACCAAGAACCACGGCGCGGACGCGGAAAAACTTTATGTGATGGAATCTGTTGTCAATGACGGGCCTATCATTAAATGGGCAAAAAGGTTTCATGCAAGAGCAATGGGAAGGGCTGCGGGAATTCATAAAAAAGCGGCTCACCTTACAATAGTTGTAACAGATAAAAAAATAAAGAAGGAGAGATAA
- a CDS encoding 30S ribosomal protein S8, whose product MDSIGDMLTRIRNANMKMKDYVDVPSSKLKQNIVKLLKDEGFIKGYRYIEDNKQGIVRVYLKYGVNKEKLINSLKRVSKPSRRVYMGRDKMPKIKSGLGVLVVSTSKGIMTSQKARELNIGGEIICEIW is encoded by the coding sequence ATGGATTCTATCGGCGATATGCTAACAAGAATTAGGAATGCTAACATGAAAATGAAGGATTATGTTGATGTTCCTTCTTCGAAATTGAAACAGAATATTGTAAAGCTTTTGAAGGACGAGGGCTTTATAAAAGGTTACAGGTATATTGAAGACAATAAGCAGGGCATTGTCAGGGTATATTTGAAGTATGGAGTAAACAAGGAAAAACTTATCAACTCACTTAAAAGGGTAAGCAAACCTTCAAGGCGCGTATACATGGGCAGGGACAAAATGCCCAAAATAAAAAGCGGTCTTGGAGTACTTGTTGTATCAACATCCAAGGGCATTATGACAAGCCAAAAAGCAAGGGAACTTAATATTGGCGGCGAAATAATCTGCGAAATTTGGTAA
- a CDS encoding type Z 30S ribosomal protein S14: protein MATKAIVNKSNKKPKFKSRAYNRCQICGRPRAYMRKFGICRLCFRELAYKGEIPGIKKSSW, encoded by the coding sequence GTGGCTACAAAGGCAATAGTAAATAAATCAAACAAGAAACCAAAGTTTAAATCAAGGGCTTACAACCGCTGTCAGATATGCGGAAGGCCCAGGGCATATATGAGAAAGTTCGGGATATGCAGGTTATGCTTCAGGGAACTCGCTTATAAAGGCGAGATACCCGGAATAAAAAAGTCAAGCTGGTAA
- a CDS encoding 50S ribosomal protein L29, with translation MKPQEFRDMTSDEIERKLTEFKEQLFKLKIKLSTKQIEKTSQIKTIKQDIARALTVLKQKKSGKEAVNVGKK, from the coding sequence ATGAAGCCGCAGGAATTCAGGGACATGACGTCCGATGAAATTGAAAGAAAACTGACAGAATTTAAAGAGCAGCTTTTTAAACTTAAAATTAAACTGTCTACAAAGCAGATAGAGAAAACTTCTCAGATTAAGACTATAAAGCAGGATATTGCAAGGGCGCTTACGGTGCTTAAACAGAAGAAGAGCGGCAAGGAGGCTGTAAATGTCGGAAAAAAATAA
- a CDS encoding 30S ribosomal protein S19: MSRSLKKGPYIDEKLLDKVLAANEAKDKKVIKTWARRSVISPEMIGVTFAVHNGKKFVPVYVTENMVGHKLGEFSPTRTFKGHGDMKKESAAKK; encoded by the coding sequence ATGAGCAGGTCCCTCAAGAAAGGCCCTTACATTGACGAAAAGTTACTTGATAAGGTATTAGCGGCCAATGAGGCCAAAGATAAGAAAGTAATTAAGACATGGGCAAGAAGAAGCGTAATTTCACCGGAAATGATTGGTGTTACATTTGCGGTTCATAACGGAAAGAAATTTGTGCCGGTATATGTTACAGAAAATATGGTAGGACACAAGCTTGGAGAGTTTTCGCCGACAAGGACATTTAAAGGCCACGGCGATATGAAAAAAGAATCAGCAGCTAAGAAATAA
- a CDS encoding 50S ribosomal protein L16, with protein sequence MLMPSRVKYRKQMRGRMSGVATSGNKVSFGEYGLKALEPAWVTARQIESARVAINRQLKKGGKLWVRIFPDKPITKKPAETRMGKGKGAPEAWVVVIKPGRVLFELDGVTEEVARYAFKKAGAKLPIFTKFAARHEL encoded by the coding sequence ATGTTGATGCCATCAAGGGTTAAATACAGGAAACAGATGAGAGGAAGAATGTCGGGAGTCGCTACAAGCGGAAATAAAGTAAGTTTTGGCGAATATGGATTAAAAGCGCTGGAACCCGCATGGGTTACCGCAAGGCAGATAGAATCCGCGCGTGTTGCCATTAACAGGCAGCTAAAAAAAGGCGGTAAGCTTTGGGTAAGGATATTCCCGGATAAACCGATAACAAAGAAACCGGCTGAAACAAGGATGGGTAAGGGAAAAGGCGCGCCTGAAGCATGGGTTGTGGTTATTAAACCCGGAAGAGTGCTTTTTGAACTGGATGGCGTGACGGAAGAAGTGGCAAGATACGCTTTTAAGAAGGCGGGAGCAAAGCTTCCTATATTCACAAAATTCGCAGCAAGGCACGAGCTGTAA
- a CDS encoding 30S ribosomal protein S3 gives MGHKINPEGMRIGIIRTWKSKWLSKKNFKELLLEDFKIRKYIKNKLYSAGISKIEIERAGQKAIVKIYTAKPGMIIGRKGTEVEVLKKELEKLTGKQMLIDPVEIKRPELDAQLVSENVAQQLEKRVAFRRAMKKAMQTTMASDAGAQGIKICTSGRLGGAEIARTEWYTEGRVPLQTLRADIDYGYAIAKTTYGTIGVKVWIFKGEILPGENKE, from the coding sequence ATGGGTCATAAGATAAATCCGGAAGGCATGAGAATTGGAATAATAAGGACTTGGAAGTCAAAGTGGCTCTCCAAAAAGAATTTTAAGGAACTGCTCCTTGAGGATTTTAAAATAAGAAAATACATAAAGAACAAACTTTACAGTGCCGGTATATCAAAAATAGAAATAGAAAGAGCCGGGCAGAAGGCGATTGTAAAGATTTATACCGCAAAACCGGGAATGATAATCGGAAGAAAAGGCACTGAAGTTGAAGTACTGAAAAAAGAACTTGAAAAACTTACAGGCAAGCAGATGCTTATAGATCCCGTGGAAATTAAAAGGCCGGAACTTGACGCTCAGCTTGTTTCTGAAAATGTGGCGCAGCAGCTGGAAAAACGCGTTGCTTTCAGAAGGGCTATGAAAAAGGCAATGCAGACAACAATGGCGTCCGATGCGGGCGCGCAGGGAATCAAGATATGCACTTCCGGAAGGCTTGGAGGCGCGGAAATAGCAAGGACTGAATGGTACACAGAAGGACGTGTTCCGCTTCAGACATTAAGGGCGGATATTGATTACGGTTATGCAATTGCAAAGACCACCTATGGAACGATAGGGGTTAAGGTATGGATATTCAAGGGCGAAATATTACCCGGAGAAAATAAAGAATAA
- a CDS encoding 50S ribosomal protein L24 has product MKVKIKKNDIVTVIKGKDKGKSGKVLKMFADDRRVVVEKINFVKRHTKPSQKVQQGGIIEKEAALRIDNVMLICNKCGKPTRVKVGIIADNKKVRICKKCNEMLDEK; this is encoded by the coding sequence ATGAAAGTTAAAATAAAAAAGAATGATATTGTAACAGTTATCAAAGGGAAAGACAAAGGCAAAAGCGGCAAGGTTTTAAAGATGTTTGCTGATGACAGAAGGGTAGTTGTTGAAAAAATTAATTTTGTAAAAAGGCATACAAAACCGTCACAGAAAGTACAGCAGGGCGGAATAATTGAAAAAGAAGCCGCTTTAAGAATAGACAATGTAATGCTTATCTGCAATAAATGCGGCAAACCCACCAGGGTGAAAGTTGGAATCATTGCAGATAACAAAAAAGTAAGAATCTGCAAGAAATGTAATGAAATGCTTGATGAAAAGTAA
- a CDS encoding 50S ribosomal protein L6 produces MSRIGRQPVKIPSGVKVTNDGKLLKIEGTKGKAEHVINNKFDYKIENNELNVVPRVNVEKDKAANAQFGTERAVIANKVKGVNEGYVKTLLLKGVGYRAQMQGTKITMAMGFSHPVVFEIPAGVKAEVTENQTKITVTGIDKQMVGETAAKLRKVKPPEPYQGKGIMYDDERVRRKAGKSAAGAKGK; encoded by the coding sequence ATGTCAAGAATTGGAAGGCAGCCTGTTAAAATTCCTTCAGGCGTTAAGGTTACAAACGACGGAAAATTATTAAAGATAGAAGGCACTAAAGGCAAGGCGGAACACGTTATAAATAACAAGTTTGATTATAAAATTGAAAACAACGAACTAAATGTTGTTCCCAGAGTTAATGTGGAAAAAGACAAGGCTGCAAATGCCCAGTTTGGCACTGAAAGGGCTGTAATTGCCAATAAGGTGAAGGGCGTTAATGAAGGTTATGTAAAAACGCTTCTGTTAAAGGGTGTTGGTTACAGGGCACAGATGCAGGGAACAAAGATAACAATGGCGATGGGTTTTTCGCATCCGGTGGTTTTTGAAATTCCTGCCGGTGTAAAAGCGGAAGTAACCGAGAACCAGACAAAGATAACTGTCACCGGAATTGATAAACAGATGGTGGGAGAAACAGCGGCTAAATTAAGAAAAGTAAAACCGCCGGAACCGTACCAGGGCAAGGGAATCATGTATGATGATGAACGCGTAAGAAGAAAAGCCGGAAAGAGCGCGGCTGGAGCTAAAGGTAAATAA
- a CDS encoding 50S ribosomal protein L2, with translation MGIKSFRPLTPSRRMMTVDNKEDVTKDSPEKALTFKLKNKTGRNSMGRITSRFRGGGHRKLYRIIDFKRDKFEVPAVVASIEYDPYRTCRIALLNYKDGEKRYIVAPVNLTVGDNVISSETAEIKTGNCIPLTFMPVGTIVHNIEITPGKGGQIARGAGSFAQIMGKEGDYVVLKMPSGELRQVMKRCRATVGQVGNTDHENIIIGKAGRNRWRGIKPRNRAIAMNPVDHPMGGGEGKSKSGAHPCSPTGVLAKGYKTRDKKKYSNKYIIRRRKAKTGGTI, from the coding sequence ATGGGAATAAAGAGTTTCAGGCCGCTTACACCCTCCAGAAGGATGATGACGGTCGACAACAAAGAGGACGTAACAAAAGACTCACCTGAAAAGGCGCTGACTTTTAAACTTAAAAACAAGACAGGCAGAAACAGCATGGGAAGAATCACTTCCCGTTTCAGGGGCGGCGGCCACAGAAAGCTTTATAGAATAATAGATTTTAAAAGGGATAAATTTGAAGTGCCTGCAGTGGTTGCATCCATAGAATACGACCCGTACAGAACATGCAGAATTGCGCTTTTAAATTATAAAGACGGAGAAAAAAGGTATATTGTTGCTCCTGTTAATTTAACCGTGGGCGATAATGTAATAAGCTCGGAAACCGCTGAAATTAAGACGGGTAACTGTATCCCGCTTACATTTATGCCGGTTGGTACTATTGTGCATAATATTGAAATTACACCGGGCAAAGGCGGACAGATAGCCAGGGGCGCCGGTTCGTTTGCGCAGATAATGGGCAAAGAAGGGGATTATGTTGTTTTAAAAATGCCTTCAGGGGAACTTCGCCAGGTAATGAAAAGGTGCAGGGCAACTGTCGGACAGGTTGGAAATACTGACCATGAGAATATAATAATAGGTAAAGCAGGAAGAAACAGGTGGAGAGGCATTAAACCAAGAAATAGGGCTATAGCAATGAACCCTGTTGATCATCCTATGGGCGGCGGAGAAGGAAAATCCAAATCCGGAGCGCATCCATGCTCGCCTACAGGCGTATTGGCTAAAGGTTACAAGACCAGAGATAAAAAGAAGTACTCCAATAAATATATCATCAGAAGGCGCAAAGCAAAAACAGGAGGAACAATATAA
- a CDS encoding 50S ribosomal protein L23 has protein sequence MDIYQIIKKPSLTEKSSIAREKGNFYTFEVDSKASKKQIKEAVEKMFKVKVTKINTANLPGKAKRFGRQISAARKFKKAIVQLKKEDKIEIVEGV, from the coding sequence ATGGATATTTACCAGATAATAAAAAAACCTTCTCTTACAGAGAAAAGTTCCATCGCAAGGGAAAAAGGCAACTTCTATACTTTTGAAGTTGACAGCAAGGCTTCAAAGAAACAGATTAAAGAAGCCGTGGAAAAAATGTTCAAGGTAAAAGTAACCAAGATTAATACCGCGAACCTGCCCGGCAAAGCAAAACGTTTTGGCCGTCAGATTTCCGCAGCCAGAAAGTTCAAAAAAGCCATCGTACAGTTAAAGAAGGAAGATAAAATAGAAATAGTAGAAGGAGTATAA
- a CDS encoding 50S ribosomal protein L5, with product MAARLKEKYKKEVIPKMMQGEGFKNPNEVPRLVKIVINMGVGKATQDAKVLDEAVEQLTQITGQKPLVTKAKVAISNFKLREGMPIGCKVTLRGEKMFEFADRLISLALPRVRDFNGVPRTSFDGRGNYTLGLKEQIIFPEIKFDKVVNIMGMDVTFVTTAKKNEDALALLENLGMPFRKK from the coding sequence ATGGCGGCCAGGCTTAAGGAAAAATACAAAAAAGAAGTTATACCAAAGATGATGCAGGGTGAAGGTTTTAAGAACCCTAATGAAGTGCCAAGGCTTGTTAAGATAGTAATCAATATGGGTGTCGGCAAAGCAACGCAGGATGCCAAAGTGCTTGATGAAGCAGTTGAACAGCTTACACAGATAACCGGACAAAAGCCGCTTGTTACCAAGGCTAAAGTTGCCATATCTAATTTCAAATTAAGGGAAGGAATGCCTATCGGATGCAAAGTGACCTTAAGGGGCGAAAAGATGTTTGAATTTGCCGACAGGCTTATTTCGCTGGCTCTTCCAAGGGTAAGGGATTTTAACGGTGTTCCCCGTACAAGTTTTGACGGAAGGGGTAATTACACACTTGGGCTGAAAGAACAGATAATATTTCCTGAAATAAAGTTTGATAAGGTTGTAAATATTATGGGAATGGATGTTACATTTGTTACAACCGCGAAGAAAAATGAAGACGCGCTGGCATTGCTTGAAAATCTTGGAATGCCTTTCAGAAAAAAATAA
- a CDS encoding 50S ribosomal protein L4 encodes MKLDVFDKENKKLEEFEIADSILTVEAKDNAVHDVILAYQQNQHNGSSNTLTRAEVRGGGKKPWKQKGTGRARHGSNRSPIWKGGGVTFGPRPLKARMEVPKKQKKAAMQMVVAGKLKDGEIKIINTMDFAQPKTKDVTNMLKIMKLNGKKVLFVSEKADSAVVKSVRNIRNADIITSKNINVYDLLVNSNILVTKKSMEEIIRRIG; translated from the coding sequence ATGAAACTTGACGTATTTGATAAAGAAAACAAGAAGCTGGAAGAATTTGAAATAGCCGACAGCATTCTTACAGTTGAAGCCAAAGATAACGCGGTTCATGATGTGATTCTGGCTTACCAGCAGAATCAGCATAACGGTTCATCTAATACGCTTACAAGGGCGGAAGTGCGCGGAGGCGGAAAAAAACCGTGGAAACAGAAAGGGACAGGCCGTGCAAGGCATGGTTCTAACAGGTCTCCTATCTGGAAAGGCGGCGGTGTAACATTCGGACCAAGGCCGCTTAAAGCAAGAATGGAAGTTCCTAAAAAACAGAAAAAGGCAGCCATGCAGATGGTTGTAGCCGGCAAACTTAAAGACGGCGAAATTAAAATAATAAACACTATGGATTTTGCGCAGCCTAAAACAAAAGATGTAACAAATATGCTCAAAATAATGAAGCTTAACGGCAAAAAAGTTCTTTTTGTATCGGAAAAAGCTGACAGCGCTGTTGTAAAGTCGGTCCGTAACATCAGAAACGCGGATATTATTACTTCCAAGAATATTAACGTGTATGACCTTTTGGTTAATTCAAACATACTTGTCACAAAAAAATCCATGGAAGAAATAATAAGGAGAATAGGGTAA
- a CDS encoding 30S ribosomal protein S17, whose amino-acid sequence MSEKNNRKTLEGFITSDKADKTVTVTVTRQVQHPLFKKIIKRSTKVLAHDEKNECKEGDTVVIKEVAPISKRKRWMVVKVVKRGRQDAAAEIKDGSEN is encoded by the coding sequence ATGTCGGAAAAAAATAATAGAAAGACACTGGAAGGATTTATAACTTCTGATAAAGCGGATAAAACAGTAACGGTAACTGTCACAAGGCAGGTTCAGCATCCGCTTTTTAAGAAAATAATCAAAAGATCAACGAAGGTTCTTGCGCATGATGAAAAGAATGAATGCAAAGAGGGCGATACGGTTGTAATTAAAGAAGTTGCCCCTATAAGCAAAAGAAAAAGATGGATGGTGGTAAAGGTTGTAAAACGCGGACGTCAGGACGCGGCCGCCGAAATCAAAGACGGGAGTGAAAACTAA